One genomic window of Methanospirillum lacunae includes the following:
- a CDS encoding phosphate uptake regulator PhoU, whose amino-acid sequence MDIRRVQMTGGSSYVLTLPKEWVTSLNIRKNDPVGVMIQADGDLMITGNLSGDLPPRSRVVTIDQGMDSQMLFRILVGIYIAGYNIIEIKSKDRIQGTLRRTIRAFSDQVIGLEPVEEEETIIILRDLFNPLDMPLDTSFRRMYAVTHGMLTDSAEGLKSCNQGRVQDVEFRDRDVDRLFWLISRQTNMILQSPRNAERMKTNISEVLHYLQTGRIVERVADHCVLIARSINMIEQEILAEDVRVVIGKAMAEADKLFELSISAFFSRDMKKANRVLGTTSPLEQILHQINQDILALPTDSVMVARKITDSIRRIGEYSGDIAERVIDFGVIPDARSDSSVS is encoded by the coding sequence ATGGATATCAGAAGGGTTCAGATGACCGGAGGTTCATCATATGTGCTCACGTTGCCAAAAGAGTGGGTCACCTCCCTCAATATCAGAAAAAATGATCCGGTTGGTGTGATGATCCAGGCTGATGGTGATCTGATGATCACCGGAAATCTTTCCGGCGATCTCCCCCCCCGTTCACGTGTTGTTACCATTGATCAGGGAATGGACTCGCAGATGCTTTTCAGGATTCTGGTGGGAATCTATATTGCAGGGTACAATATCATCGAGATCAAATCAAAAGACCGTATTCAGGGGACTCTTCGGAGAACTATCAGAGCTTTTTCAGACCAGGTCATCGGGCTTGAACCTGTTGAAGAAGAGGAGACAATAATAATACTCAGGGATCTCTTCAACCCCCTTGATATGCCCCTTGACACCTCATTCAGAAGAATGTATGCAGTCACACATGGTATGCTCACCGATTCGGCTGAGGGATTAAAATCATGTAATCAGGGAAGGGTACAGGATGTAGAGTTCAGGGACCGAGATGTTGATCGTTTGTTCTGGCTGATCTCGAGACAGACAAATATGATTCTACAAAGCCCTCGCAATGCAGAGCGGATGAAGACAAACATATCTGAAGTCCTGCATTACCTGCAGACTGGAAGAATTGTGGAGCGGGTTGCTGATCACTGTGTTCTCATAGCGAGGAGCATTAACATGATAGAGCAGGAGATCCTGGCAGAAGATGTCCGTGTGGTGATTGGCAAGGCAATGGCAGAGGCCGATAAACTGTTTGAATTGAGTATTTCTGCGTTCTTTTCCCGGGATATGAAAAAGGCTAACCGTGTTCTGGGAACCACTTCTCCCCTTGAACAGATCCTTCATCAGATAAATCAGGATATTCTTGCTCTTCCCACAGACTCAGTGATGGTTGCAAGGAAGATTACAGACAGCATTCGCAGAATTGGTGAGTACTCCGGTGATATCGCAGAACGGGTGATTGATTTCGGAGTAATTCCAGATGCCAGATCTGACTCTTCTGTTTCATAA
- the pstA gene encoding phosphate ABC transporter permease PstA, which produces MTITGSERTFKERLTHRPMEQGVKVLWFLCAISSIIAIFCILGFLLYDAIPAFMEIGLIPFLTGDRWDPTSVIPKFGTVPLIVGTLLVTFGAMVFAVPLGLASAIFISELASPRLRQTLKPAIELLAGIPSVLYGFFGLVILVRLIQDWAHVSSGESVLAGSILLGIMALPTIISVSEDALSSIPRFLKEGSLALGATHWQTIARVLLPAALPGITAAIILGIGRAVGETMAVIMVTGNAGIIPDPIWNIFSPVRTLTGTLGIEMGEVAVGSLHYHALFGVAVLLLIISLIVNLLSLEVMKWLHRTQTGGKNGHKSLLQSIPVDLTFITPYLSWIVIIGCLLLLTLVGLWEGAVAVLVILAINALVCRFCKKQQIQQIWFSGIALVMVLVVAILIFILYDIFSHGLPYVSLEFITQPPTNLGRGGGIFPAIVGTFYLILGSIALAFPLGIGAAIYLVEYTKENTLTKIIRTATDLLNGTPSIVFGLFGFTFLVIFLGFGISLIAGIVTLALMVLPTVIRTTEEALRSVPDSLREGSYALGATKWQTVRRVVLPPAMPGIITGAILAIGRAAGETAPIMFTAVVFMQKRLPESLLDPVMALPYHLFVLATTVPGARNNQYATAVVLLVLVIAIYGVAIVIRNHFDRKVRW; this is translated from the coding sequence ATGACCATAACGGGCTCTGAACGAACATTCAAGGAACGTCTCACACATCGTCCGATGGAGCAGGGTGTGAAAGTTCTCTGGTTTCTGTGTGCGATCTCATCCATCATAGCGATATTCTGTATACTGGGATTTCTCCTCTATGACGCAATTCCTGCGTTCATGGAGATCGGCTTAATACCATTCCTTACCGGAGACCGGTGGGACCCGACAAGCGTCATCCCGAAATTCGGGACCGTGCCTCTTATCGTCGGCACCTTGCTAGTCACTTTCGGTGCCATGGTCTTTGCTGTCCCACTTGGACTTGCATCAGCCATTTTTATCTCTGAACTTGCATCCCCAAGGCTCAGACAGACATTGAAACCAGCCATTGAACTCCTTGCAGGAATTCCTTCTGTGTTGTATGGTTTCTTCGGACTGGTAATTCTTGTCAGGCTGATCCAGGACTGGGCTCATGTATCAAGTGGGGAGTCAGTCCTTGCAGGATCAATTCTCCTAGGGATCATGGCCCTTCCAACAATCATCAGTGTTTCTGAGGATGCTTTGAGTTCAATACCCAGATTTTTGAAAGAAGGATCACTTGCTCTTGGAGCAACCCACTGGCAGACTATAGCAAGAGTGTTACTTCCTGCTGCTCTTCCTGGAATCACTGCTGCAATTATCCTCGGAATAGGCAGGGCAGTAGGAGAGACCATGGCAGTGATCATGGTAACCGGAAATGCAGGGATCATCCCTGATCCAATCTGGAACATCTTTTCTCCGGTCAGAACCCTGACAGGAACACTGGGTATCGAAATGGGAGAGGTGGCTGTAGGATCCCTTCACTATCACGCCCTCTTCGGAGTTGCAGTACTCCTTCTGATAATATCACTCATAGTAAACCTCCTTTCACTTGAGGTAATGAAATGGCTGCATCGCACACAGACCGGTGGAAAAAATGGCCATAAATCACTGCTTCAATCTATACCAGTAGATCTTACATTCATTACCCCATACCTCTCATGGATTGTGATCATTGGATGTCTGCTCCTGCTGACCCTTGTGGGACTCTGGGAAGGTGCTGTTGCAGTCCTGGTAATACTGGCAATCAACGCCCTGGTTTGTCGGTTCTGCAAAAAACAGCAGATACAACAGATCTGGTTTTCTGGAATTGCACTGGTGATGGTGCTTGTCGTTGCAATCCTTATCTTCATCCTGTACGACATCTTCTCGCACGGGCTCCCGTATGTGAGCCTTGAGTTTATCACGCAGCCACCCACAAACCTCGGGCGTGGAGGTGGAATCTTCCCTGCAATCGTCGGAACCTTTTACCTGATCCTTGGATCAATCGCACTCGCATTCCCACTAGGTATCGGAGCGGCAATCTACCTGGTCGAGTATACCAAGGAGAATACACTTACTAAAATCATCAGGACTGCAACAGACCTCCTGAATGGAACACCATCTATCGTGTTTGGACTCTTTGGATTTACCTTCCTTGTTATCTTTCTCGGGTTTGGAATCTCACTCATTGCAGGTATCGTCACTCTTGCCCTGATGGTGCTTCCAACCGTAATACGAACTACAGAAGAAGCTCTTCGTAGTGTTCCTGACAGCCTTCGTGAAGGTTCGTATGCCCTGGGCGCTACCAAGTGGCAGACAGTTCGCAGAGTGGTTCTCCCACCCGCAATGCCGGGAATTATTACAGGAGCGATCCTGGCGATTGGCAGGGCTGCCGGAGAAACTGCTCCTATAATGTTCACGGCTGTTGTCTTCATGCAAAAGAGACTCCCAGAATCCCTCCTTGATCCTGTCATGGCCCTGCCATATCATCTCTTTGTCCTGGCAACTACGGTTCCAGGAGCCCGAAATAACCAGTATGCAACAGCTGTGGTTCTTCTCGTCCTAGTAATTGCAATATACGGAGTAGCAATCGTGATACGAAATCATTTTGACCGGAAAGTCAGGTGGTAA
- the pstB gene encoding phosphate ABC transporter ATP-binding protein PstB, with product MNDDTIINVRNLNLWYGETQALRNISMPIAHQKVTSLIGPSGCGKSTLIRCFNRMNDLVSGCRIEGSLTFHGRDIYGSGADAVDIRMQIGMVFQKPNPFPKTIYENIAYGPRIHGIRDRAELDRIVESSLKKAALWEEVKTRLHDSALGLSGGQQQRLCIARTLAVNPEIILMDEPCSALDPIATAKIEDLIDELKKDYCVVIVTHSMSQAARVSDFTAFMYLGDLIEFGETRQIFENPKKELTENYITGRFG from the coding sequence ATGAACGACGATACAATCATCAATGTCAGAAATCTCAACCTCTGGTACGGAGAGACCCAGGCACTGAGAAATATCTCTATGCCCATAGCCCACCAGAAGGTTACATCTCTCATCGGACCATCAGGGTGTGGAAAATCAACGTTGATCCGGTGCTTTAACCGAATGAATGATCTCGTCTCGGGCTGCCGGATAGAAGGCTCACTCACATTCCATGGCAGGGACATCTACGGATCTGGCGCTGACGCCGTTGATATCAGGATGCAGATTGGGATGGTCTTTCAAAAACCCAATCCCTTCCCAAAGACAATCTATGAAAATATTGCCTATGGACCGAGGATTCATGGCATCAGAGACCGGGCAGAGCTGGATCGGATCGTTGAGTCTAGTCTGAAAAAAGCAGCCCTCTGGGAAGAGGTCAAAACTAGGCTTCATGACTCTGCACTAGGTCTGTCAGGTGGTCAGCAGCAACGCCTCTGTATCGCTCGCACCCTTGCAGTAAACCCCGAGATTATTCTGATGGACGAACCATGTAGTGCTCTTGACCCAATCGCAACCGCAAAGATAGAAGACCTGATTGATGAACTCAAGAAGGATTACTGTGTTGTGATCGTTACCCACAGCATGTCGCAGGCTGCACGTGTCTCTGATTTTACCGCGTTTATGTACCTTGGTGATCTTATTGAATTCGGAGAGACGAGACAGATCTTTGAGAATCCAAAGAAGGAATTGACTGAAAATTACATTACCGGAAGATTCGGGTGA
- the phoU gene encoding phosphate signaling complex protein PhoU: MTEKSQAELEQLHQSVVSFGKFALSMLKESIDAFESGNTEQAMEISRLKNELKSMFVPLEDSLFQYLALYQPVAKDMRECVASIRIIYNFERIGRMGYDIAETTAILTKCCNLKDCEALISMGRLVIGMIEDALSAYDERNITKIITMRDRDEEVDTLYCDVLTGFISRMQEEKEDVPVLTRYVIIDRYLERCGDQACNIAEMSIYMVTGDRIEIN; encoded by the coding sequence ATGACAGAAAAAAGCCAGGCAGAACTAGAGCAACTCCACCAGTCGGTGGTATCATTTGGCAAATTCGCATTAAGTATGCTGAAAGAGAGTATTGATGCTTTTGAGTCAGGGAACACAGAGCAGGCAATGGAGATATCACGATTAAAAAACGAGTTGAAATCCATGTTTGTTCCGCTGGAGGACTCACTCTTCCAGTATCTTGCTCTCTACCAGCCCGTAGCCAAGGATATGCGTGAATGTGTCGCTTCAATCAGAATTATTTACAATTTTGAACGAATCGGCAGAATGGGATATGATATCGCGGAAACAACTGCAATCCTGACAAAATGCTGCAACCTGAAGGACTGTGAGGCCCTCATCTCCATGGGCAGACTCGTCATAGGAATGATTGAGGATGCATTAAGTGCATATGATGAACGCAACATCACAAAGATCATCACAATGCGTGATCGGGATGAAGAGGTTGACACTCTCTACTGTGATGTACTCACCGGGTTTATCAGCAGAATGCAGGAAGAAAAAGAGGATGTCCCAGTCCTTACAAGATATGTGATCATTGACCGTTATCTTGAGCGTTGTGGTGATCAGGCGTGTAACATCGCTGAAATGAGTATTTACATGGTCACCGGGGACCGGATCGAGATAAACTAA
- the eno gene encoding phosphopyruvate hydratase, whose amino-acid sequence MDTSIKTIKAREIIDSRGNPTVEVDVTLASGLMSRAACPSGASTGIHEAVERRDGGARFSGKGVIGAVTSVNNEIAKALAGMNAADQKAIDEKMIALDGTENKGKLGANAILTVSMAVARVHAAADGVSLFKSLASGPYSLPVPCMNIMNGGAHANWQGSDFQEYMIAPVGAPDFPHAMQWGCEVYQSLKSVLKKKGLSTGVGDEGGFAPQVPSNSEPVSLIITAIEEAGYVPGKDICVVLDPASSEFFKDGVYTLKTEKRSLSSGEMADYYRDLTTTFPIISIEDGLAEDDWAGWTELTKAIGSKVQLVGDDLFVTNTVRISRGIKEKAANAVLIKLNQIGTVTETIDAVRMAQKEGWGAMISHRSGETCDSFIADLSVALATGQIKTGAPCRGERVEKYNQLLRIGEELGSSAVYAGKSAFRTSM is encoded by the coding sequence ATGGATACCAGTATCAAGACAATAAAAGCCCGGGAGATCATTGATTCCCGAGGCAATCCCACGGTTGAGGTTGATGTAACTCTTGCCAGCGGGCTCATGTCCCGTGCAGCATGTCCGTCCGGTGCCTCCACCGGCATCCACGAGGCTGTAGAACGCCGGGATGGGGGAGCAAGGTTCTCAGGGAAGGGTGTGATTGGAGCGGTAACCTCGGTGAACAACGAGATTGCAAAGGCTCTTGCAGGTATGAACGCGGCAGATCAGAAGGCGATTGATGAGAAGATGATCGCTCTCGATGGCACTGAGAACAAGGGAAAGCTTGGTGCCAACGCGATTCTCACCGTTTCGATGGCGGTTGCACGAGTACATGCAGCAGCAGACGGGGTTTCACTCTTCAAATCCCTTGCATCAGGGCCATACTCACTTCCGGTCCCATGCATGAACATTATGAACGGAGGAGCTCATGCAAACTGGCAGGGCTCTGACTTCCAGGAATATATGATAGCACCTGTTGGTGCTCCTGACTTCCCTCATGCAATGCAGTGGGGGTGCGAGGTCTACCAGTCACTCAAATCAGTTCTCAAGAAGAAAGGATTATCGACAGGAGTTGGTGACGAGGGTGGGTTTGCACCACAGGTTCCCTCAAACAGCGAACCGGTCTCGCTGATCATTACTGCGATTGAAGAGGCAGGTTATGTCCCGGGTAAGGATATCTGTGTTGTGCTTGATCCTGCATCAAGCGAGTTTTTCAAGGATGGGGTCTACACCCTGAAGACTGAAAAACGTTCTCTCTCTTCTGGTGAGATGGCAGATTATTATCGCGATCTGACCACCACATTCCCTATCATCTCGATAGAGGATGGGCTTGCCGAGGATGACTGGGCTGGATGGACAGAACTGACAAAGGCGATAGGATCTAAAGTCCAGCTCGTCGGCGATGACCTTTTTGTCACAAATACTGTCCGTATCAGCAGGGGTATCAAAGAAAAGGCTGCGAACGCAGTTTTGATAAAACTCAACCAGATCGGAACGGTCACTGAGACAATTGATGCAGTCAGGATGGCACAAAAAGAAGGGTGGGGAGCAATGATCTCACACCGGAGTGGTGAGACGTGCGACTCCTTTATTGCAGATCTTTCTGTTGCTCTTGCTACCGGGCAGATAAAGACAGGTGCACCCTGCCGGGGTGAGCGTGTTGAGAAGTATAACCAACTCCTCCGGATTGGCGAGGAACTTGGATCTTCTGCAGTATACGCTGGAAAATCTGCGTTCAGAACCTCCATGTGA
- a CDS encoding DUF4956 domain-containing protein yields the protein MVISDSVLFVAGMVINLIFSLIIVRGIYYPHRRAQDYVFTFMAFSVVVYLIMGLFTSVELSIGAGFGLFALFSVLRYRTDTVPIREMTYLFVIIALPILNSILFGSGQYVNMVLSNLMIILVLWILEKKWGFRYEQCKLVRYERIELVRADMRDELIADIRDRTGLPVTKVEVIEMDYLRDSADLMISYDENAPLVPKDPSLVSPLQNNPDQLPSIGITGQ from the coding sequence ATGGTAATTTCAGATTCTGTTTTATTTGTCGCCGGGATGGTAATAAATCTCATCTTCTCCCTGATCATTGTCAGAGGAATTTACTATCCTCATCGGCGGGCACAGGACTATGTCTTTACATTCATGGCCTTCTCAGTGGTTGTATACCTGATAATGGGTCTTTTCACATCGGTCGAGCTCTCAATAGGTGCCGGGTTTGGATTGTTTGCACTCTTCTCTGTATTGCGGTACCGCACCGATACGGTCCCGATCAGGGAGATGACCTATCTCTTTGTCATCATCGCTCTCCCGATCCTGAACTCGATCCTTTTTGGGAGTGGTCAGTATGTCAACATGGTCCTTTCAAATCTCATGATCATCCTGGTTCTCTGGATCCTTGAGAAAAAATGGGGATTTAGGTATGAACAGTGTAAACTGGTCAGGTACGAAAGGATCGAACTCGTACGGGCAGATATGCGGGATGAATTGATCGCCGATATCAGGGATCGAACTGGCCTTCCGGTGACGAAGGTTGAGGTTATTGAGATGGATTATCTACGTGACTCAGCTGACCTCATGATCTCGTATGATGAGAACGCTCCCCTGGTTCCCAAAGATCCTTCCCTGGTTTCACCACTTCAGAACAATCCTGATCAACTTCCTTCAATAGGGATCACAGGTCAGTAA
- a CDS encoding polyphosphate polymerase domain-containing protein: MMESVQHVSEKEQSPDTVLDRFQSIGLEEMEHASLQDRKESKYLLTAEQARDLILHLPDTYRVFEVNGQRVQTYSTTYYDSPHLSLYLTHHNGNKPRYKVRTRSYVGSDLSFIEVKEKKNTGRTVKHRLQTDGLITTLGADLREFFSSCLPYDYSQFMPVLVNEYKRITLVSTTGPERITLDVDLSYHCASTDLALPEIVIAELKRSSEHSDSPAFDYLTRMRVKPKGFSKYCIGISLLYGNLIKHNNFNMTLRLLQKMMHGGPIRW, from the coding sequence ATGATGGAATCCGTGCAACATGTATCCGAAAAAGAACAATCACCTGATACTGTTCTTGATCGGTTCCAGTCCATTGGACTTGAAGAGATGGAGCATGCCAGTTTGCAGGACCGTAAAGAGTCTAAATACCTGCTTACTGCAGAGCAGGCTCGGGATCTTATCTTACATCTCCCTGATACATACCGGGTATTTGAGGTAAATGGGCAACGTGTCCAGACCTATTCGACAACATATTATGACTCACCTCATTTGAGCCTTTACCTGACCCATCATAACGGAAACAAACCACGCTACAAAGTAAGGACCAGGTCGTATGTTGGGTCTGATCTGAGTTTCATTGAAGTCAAAGAGAAGAAGAACACCGGAAGGACAGTAAAACACAGGCTGCAAACTGATGGGCTCATTACAACCCTGGGGGCAGATCTCCGTGAATTTTTTAGTTCATGTCTTCCATATGATTACTCCCAGTTCATGCCGGTTTTAGTCAATGAATACAAACGTATCACACTTGTATCAACAACCGGTCCTGAACGTATCACTCTGGATGTTGATCTCTCTTATCATTGTGCATCGACAGATCTAGCCCTTCCTGAAATTGTGATTGCTGAATTGAAGCGGAGTAGTGAACACTCTGACTCACCAGCTTTTGACTATCTGACCCGGATGCGGGTAAAACCAAAAGGATTCTCTAAGTACTGTATCGGGATCTCATTATTGTACGGTAACCTGATCAAACATAACAACTTCAACATGACACTCCGCTTACTCCAGAAGATGATGCACGGAGGACCGATACGATGGTAA
- a CDS encoding CotH kinase family protein — MKTNIGMNEMIYTRILPVLIILLSAGLVQAAVISNTSSPGMVSTLATTDSKQDNLDTGADDSDEPDYDLVFPNNSVNRIDLVIKPDDWQKMLNNMTELYGEFGNNTQMPLPNENFTPGENSGEMGMPGGHGMPDVNPVYVPAQVTLNGKTLDNVGVRFKGFSSLSGSWREGTYKISLKLDCDQFKDDHPEIKGQTLYGFDRLNLQSGYGDNSLMRDKIVTEIFRDAGVRAPRASFYQLYIDKGNGPEYFGLYTMIEDVGDTMISSQFDDDSGNLYKAEGEHDATFQNGTFNSSFFDKETNKKQNDYSDLEQFYTALNSEKRISDPSAWRSDLESIFDVNEFITWLATNTVIQNWDTYGSMAHNFYLYTNPSTGQVTWIPWDNNFALQNGSEGMGGDHPDFGNFSAGNNFPFSSGMDNVGNQDVGTNVNLTPKAFPMRGPGGMGDGMNMTHMGPGGATQEISLGNVTSDWPLIRYLMDDPVYHQKYVSAVDAVITEVFNPDRMNAIYTRNHELISPYVVGENGEQEGYTHLKSSEDFTKSLDSLISHTSSQYEAAQKFLKDQGVA, encoded by the coding sequence ATGAAAACCAACATCGGAATGAATGAAATGATATATACTCGAATTCTGCCAGTTCTCATTATCCTGCTCAGTGCAGGGCTGGTTCAGGCAGCTGTGATCTCCAATACCTCATCTCCAGGCATGGTATCTACCCTTGCCACAACCGATTCAAAACAGGATAATCTGGATACAGGGGCTGATGATTCAGATGAACCCGACTATGATCTGGTATTTCCAAATAACTCTGTAAATCGGATTGATCTAGTCATAAAACCTGATGACTGGCAGAAGATGCTGAATAACATGACCGAACTCTACGGTGAATTTGGAAATAACACTCAAATGCCTCTACCAAATGAGAATTTCACTCCAGGTGAAAATTCTGGAGAGATGGGTATGCCTGGTGGGCATGGGATGCCTGACGTGAATCCCGTGTATGTTCCTGCCCAAGTCACGTTGAATGGAAAAACCCTTGATAATGTAGGGGTCAGGTTTAAAGGATTCAGCTCTCTATCAGGATCCTGGCGCGAAGGCACATACAAAATATCTCTGAAATTAGACTGTGATCAATTCAAGGATGATCATCCTGAAATTAAAGGACAGACTCTCTATGGATTTGATAGACTCAATCTCCAGAGTGGGTATGGGGACAATTCCCTGATGAGGGACAAGATTGTCACAGAGATCTTCCGCGATGCTGGGGTCCGTGCTCCCAGAGCCTCTTTCTATCAATTATACATCGATAAAGGGAATGGTCCGGAGTATTTCGGTCTTTACACGATGATCGAAGACGTGGGAGATACCATGATCTCATCCCAGTTCGACGATGATTCTGGTAATTTGTACAAAGCCGAAGGTGAACATGATGCAACCTTCCAAAACGGCACATTCAACTCCAGTTTCTTTGATAAGGAGACAAATAAGAAGCAGAATGATTACAGTGATCTTGAACAGTTCTACACTGCATTGAACTCTGAAAAGAGAATATCAGATCCTTCAGCATGGAGATCTGATCTTGAATCCATCTTTGATGTAAACGAGTTCATCACCTGGCTTGCAACAAACACTGTCATCCAGAATTGGGATACATACGGCTCGATGGCCCATAATTTCTATCTGTATACCAATCCTTCAACCGGCCAGGTAACCTGGATTCCCTGGGACAACAACTTTGCACTGCAGAATGGCTCTGAAGGTATGGGTGGAGATCACCCTGATTTTGGTAACTTCTCTGCCGGAAACAACTTCCCGTTCTCATCTGGTATGGACAATGTTGGCAATCAGGATGTGGGCACCAATGTGAACCTGACACCCAAAGCATTCCCAATGAGAGGTCCTGGGGGTATGGGGGATGGGATGAACATGACCCATATGGGACCTGGTGGCGCAACGCAGGAGATCAGTCTTGGAAATGTCACGAGTGACTGGCCTCTTATCAGGTATCTGATGGATGATCCGGTATATCACCAGAAATATGTGAGTGCAGTTGATGCAGTCATCACTGAAGTGTTCAACCCGGATCGGATGAATGCCATCTATACCAGAAATCACGAACTCATCAGCCCGTATGTGGTGGGGGAGAATGGAGAGCAGGAAGGATATACACACCTAAAGAGTTCAGAGGATTTCACGAAATCCCTTGACTCACTGATCTCCCACACCTCATCACAGTACGAGGCTGCACAGAAGTTCCTTAAAGATCAGGGGGTTGCATGA